The region TCTCAAACAGCAATTTCTCGAATAACACTTTCATGGACTGTGAATTTATAGATTGCAACCTTTCTATGACTGAACTACTTGGAACTAGTCTAAAAACGGTCAGTTTTAGAAATTGTAAGCTGTTGGGAATCCAGTTTAGTACTTGCGCTGATTTTATGTTTTCGGTTCATTTTCAGGACTGTATTTTGGATTATTCTTCTTTTGCTAATAAGAAAATGCCCAAGACAAAATTTAATTCATGTTCGCTAAAAGAGGCTAATTTTACAAATTGCGACCTTTCTGTTTCGGTTTTTGATAATTGCAATTTAGATAACGCCATTTTTAATGACACCCAATTGAAGGAAGTCAATTTCTTGACAGCGTACAACTATAAAATTGATCCAGAATTCAATCCGATGAAAAAAGCCAAGTTCTCCGTTCAGGGAATTCCTGGACTTTTAGATAAATATGATATCAAAATTCAATAGAAATGGATTGCAATAACCACTATCTCGCAAGCGTAAAAAAGCAAATGCGCTATTACAAAACAATTGGCGAAAAAGCGATAGATCAATTGGAACCGGAACAGCTTTTTATTGTCACAAACGATGATTCTAACAGCATTTCGGCAATTGTAAAACATCTGTCAGGGAACATGCTGTCTCGCTGGACTGATTTTTTGACCTCTGACGGGGAAAAAGAGTGGAGAGAACGCGATGCTGAATTTGAAACCAATATCACATCCAAAGAAGAATTGTTGGCAACATGGAATAAAGGTTGGGACTGTTTTTTTCAAGCAATTGAATCGCTAAAACCGGAAGATCTTTTGCAAATTATCTATATCCGAAACGAAGGACAAACTGCATTGGACGCCATAAACAGACAATTGGCGCATTATCCTTATCACATAGGACAAATTGTATTTTATGCCAAACAATTAAAAAATAACGCCTGGGAAAGCCTTTCCATTCCCAAAAATAAATCCAATAGTTACAATAACGATAAATTTGCCCAAGAAAAAGAAATCAAACACTTTACTGATGCCGAATTAAAAAAACTAAATAAAAAATAAAAACTTAGAAATGAACAAATTATTACTAATTCCTGTACTACTTTTGATGTGTTCTTGTTACAATGTGGAACGCAATTGCAAAGATTTTAAAACCGGCAAATTCCGTTTTGATTACGAAGTAGACGGTGTAAAGAAAACAACTCTTTTTGAGCGAAATGACAGCATCGAAATAGAGACTTTTGAAGGAAAGACAGATACCGCTTCAATTCGATGGATTAACGACTGTGAGTATGTTTTGACAAAATTGCACCCTAAAAATAAAAATGAAGCACAATCAATTGCAATGAAAATTTTGACAACATCAGGAAATACTTATACCTTTGAATTCGGAATGGTTGGTACGGGACAAAAGCAAAAAGGGACCGTAACAAAACTTGAAGACTAAAGACTAATCATTCAAAAAAGACTAAATTAAAACTTAATAACTAAAAAAAATGGAAGTATTTTTAAATCCTGATGCTTGGATTGCCTTGTTAACGTTGACCTTTCTGGAAATTATTCTGGGAATAGACAACATAATTTTTATTTCAATCGTAACGGGAAAACTACCCGAAGAGAAACGAAAAAAAGCTACTAAAATCGGTTTGTTTCTAGCGATGTTTATGCGTATCGCTTTACTTTTTGGAATCACGTTATTAATTGCCATGAAAGAACCTTTCTTTAGTGTTAACTGGCGCTGGTTTAGTGCTGATTTTACCGGTCAAGCAATCATTTTACTATTGGGAGGAATCTTCTTGATTTATAAGAGTACGAAAGAAATTCACGAAAAAGTAGATCACAAAGGGGAAGAAGAGCTTGATTTAAAAACAGCGGCTACAAAGTCTTTTGGGAATGTTATATTCCAAATTTTACTGATTGACCTTATTTTCTCTGTTGACAGTATCTTAACTGCTGTTGGTATGACCAATGGTGTAGAAGGCGCTTTATACATTATGATAACTGCCGTTGTAATTTCTGTGGGAGTCATGATGCTTTTTGCTGTTCCTGTTGGGAATTTTGTAAATGCAAACCCTTCGATTCAAATTTTAGGTTTGGCCTTCTTAATCCTTATCGGATTTATGTTAATCACTGAAAGTATGCATTTATCCAATGCCGCTTTGGTAGGAGAACATGTAGGTGCTGTTCCTAAAGCTTATCTGTACTTTGCCATTGCATTTTCACTGGCAGTAGAATTTCTGAACATGAAAATGAGAAAAAAGAAATAGTTTTTCTATAAAAAAAGCTCCTAAAATTTAGGAGCTTTTTTATTTTTAAAACAAGATTACTTGTCCATCCTCATCGAGATGTACATCTCCTTCATCAGTATTGGTTTCTCCTTTTGCTTCTTCCGGAATAACTTCTTCTGGAATTTCATAAGCCAAAGGTTCTAACATATTTATTTGCTTCAATTTTTCCGTTGTCAACTGATTCCCAAGTGCTTTAAATCCTTTTACGGCAATAAAATCCTCTATATCAACAGTTACACTTTCTTTTTGAACACCTTTTACTTTTGGAAAAACTAATTCAACCACTGGACGATAATCCGTAGATACAATTTCCAAT is a window of Flavobacterium acetivorans DNA encoding:
- a CDS encoding pentapeptide repeat-containing protein — its product is MEELIHIQKTFEKVIFIDKKVSNREFEDCVFKNCDFSNSNFSNNTFMDCEFIDCNLSMTELLGTSLKTVSFRNCKLLGIQFSTCADFMFSVHFQDCILDYSSFANKKMPKTKFNSCSLKEANFTNCDLSVSVFDNCNLDNAIFNDTQLKEVNFLTAYNYKIDPEFNPMKKAKFSVQGIPGLLDKYDIKIQ
- a CDS encoding DUF1572 family protein, which gives rise to MDCNNHYLASVKKQMRYYKTIGEKAIDQLEPEQLFIVTNDDSNSISAIVKHLSGNMLSRWTDFLTSDGEKEWRERDAEFETNITSKEELLATWNKGWDCFFQAIESLKPEDLLQIIYIRNEGQTALDAINRQLAHYPYHIGQIVFYAKQLKNNAWESLSIPKNKSNSYNNDKFAQEKEIKHFTDAELKKLNKK
- a CDS encoding DNA topoisomerase IV codes for the protein MNKLLLIPVLLLMCSCYNVERNCKDFKTGKFRFDYEVDGVKKTTLFERNDSIEIETFEGKTDTASIRWINDCEYVLTKLHPKNKNEAQSIAMKILTTSGNTYTFEFGMVGTGQKQKGTVTKLED
- a CDS encoding TerC family protein, which translates into the protein MEVFLNPDAWIALLTLTFLEIILGIDNIIFISIVTGKLPEEKRKKATKIGLFLAMFMRIALLFGITLLIAMKEPFFSVNWRWFSADFTGQAIILLLGGIFLIYKSTKEIHEKVDHKGEEELDLKTAATKSFGNVIFQILLIDLIFSVDSILTAVGMTNGVEGALYIMITAVVISVGVMMLFAVPVGNFVNANPSIQILGLAFLILIGFMLITESMHLSNAALVGEHVGAVPKAYLYFAIAFSLAVEFLNMKMRKKK